In one Lolium rigidum isolate FL_2022 chromosome 3, APGP_CSIRO_Lrig_0.1, whole genome shotgun sequence genomic region, the following are encoded:
- the LOC124699841 gene encoding serpin-ZX-like has product MATTDIRLSIEHQTRFAFRLASAISSSSDSKGPSGNTAFSPLSLHVALSLVAAGAGGATRDQLAATLGAAGPGQADGLHALSEQVVQVVLADASAAGGPRVAFANGVFVDASLQLKPAFKDLAVGKYKAETQSVDFQNKAAEVAGQVNSWVEKITTGLIKEILPAGSVDNTTRLILGNALYFKGAWNEKFDASKTKDDKFHLLDGSSVQVPFMTTTKKQYLLASDSLKVLKLPYQQGGDKRQFSMYILLPEAQDGLSNLANKLSTEPDFMEKHIPTQKVPVGQFKLPKFKISFGFEASDLLKGLGLQLPFSAEADLSEMVDSPLAKSLYVSSIFHKSFVEVNEEGTEAAAATAAVITLRSLPVEPVKMDFVADHPFLFVIREDMTGVVLFIGHVANPLVSS; this is encoded by the exons ATGGCGACCACCGACATCCGCCTCTCCATCGAGCACCAGACCCGCTTCGCCTTCCGCCTCGCCTCCGCCATCTCCTCATCCTCCGACTCAAAGGGCCCTTCCGGCAACACGGCCTTCTCCCCGCTCTCCCTCCACGTCGCGCTCagcctcgtcgccgccggcgctggcggcgccaccCGCGACCAGCTCGCCGCCACGCTCGGGGCCGCAGGTCCAGGGCAGGCTGACGGCCTCCACGCGCTCTCCGAGCAGGTGGTGCAGGTCGTGCTCGCTGACGCTTCCGCCGCCGGCGGCCCGCGCGTCGCCTTCGCCAACGGCGTCTTTGTCGACGCGTCGCTCCAGCTCAAGCCTGCCTTCAAGGATCTCGCTGTGGGCAAGTACAAGGCCGAGACACAGTCCGTGGACTTCCAAAATAAG GCTGCTGAAGTTGCTGGTCAAGTGAACTCGTGGGTTGAGAAAATCACAACAGGTCTCATCAAGGAGATCCTTCCTGCAGGTTCTGTTGACAATACCACTAGACTGATTCTTGGGAATGCCCTTTATTTCAAAGGAGCTTGGAATGAGAAGTTTGATGCATCTAAGACAAAAGATGACAAGTTCCACCTTCTTGATGGGAGCTCAGTTCAAGTACCATTCATGACCACCACAAAGAAGCAATATCTTTTGGCATCTGACAGCTTGAAGGTACTTAAGCTCCCTTATCAGCAAGGTGGGGACAAGAGGCAATTCTCCATGTACATTCTTCTTCCTGAAGCACAAGATGGTCTCTCGAACTTGGCCAACAAGTTGAGCACCGAACCAGATTTCATGGAGAAGCATATCCCAACACAGAAGGTTCCAGTGGGGCAATTCAAGCTCCCCAAGTTCAAGATATCATTTGGATTTGAAGCGTCGGATTTGCTCAAAGGTTTGGGTCTCCAGCTGCCATTCAGCGCAGAAGCAGATCTTTCAGAAATGGTGGATTCGCCGTTGGCAAAGAGCTTGTACGTCTCATCTATCTTCCACAAGTCGTTTGTCGAAGTGAACGAAGAAGGAACCGAGGCTGCTGCAGCAACTGCTGCAGTGATCACACTTCGGTCACTGCCAGTAGAGCCCGTGAAGATGGATTTCGTTGCAGATCATCCTTTCCTCTTCGTTATCAGAGAAGACATGACTGGTGTGGTGCTTTTCATTGGTCATGTGGCCAATCCTCTCGTGTCTTCGTAA
- the LOC124703694 gene encoding serine/threonine-protein kinase SAPK10 has protein sequence MDRAALTVGPGMDMPIMHDGDRYELVKDIGSGNFGVARLMRNRADGQLVAVKYIDRGEKIDENVQREIINHRSLRHPNIIRFKEVILTPTHLAIVMEYASGGELFERICTAGRFSEDEARFFFQQLLSGVSYCHSMQVCHRDLKLENTLLDGSTAPRLKICDFGYSKSSVLHSQPKSTVGTPAYIAPEVLLKKEYDGKIADVWSCGVTLYVMLVGAYPFEDPDEPKNFRKTIQRILSVQYSIPDYVHISTECRDLISKIFVGNPATRITIPEIRNHPWFLKNLPADLVDDSTMSNQYEEPEQPMQSMDEIMQILAEATIPAAGSRINQFLNDGLDLDDDMDDLDSDADLDVESSGEIVYAM, from the exons ATGGACCGGGCGGCGCTGACGGTCGGGCCGGGCATGGACATGCCCATAATGCACGACGGCGACCGCTACGAGCTCGTCAAGGACATAGGCTCCGGCAACTTCGGGGTCGCGCGACTCATGCGCAACCGCGCCGACGGGCAGCTCGTCGCCGTCAAGTACATCGACAGAGGGGAGAAG ATTGACGAGAACGTGCAGCGCGAGATCATCAACCACCGCTCCCTGCGCCACCCCAACATCATCCGATTCAAGGAGGTCATCCTCACGCCCACGCACCTCGCCATCGTCATGGAGTACGCGTCCGGAGGGGAGCTGTTCGAGCGCATCTGCACAGCCGGAAGGTTCAGCGAGGACGAG GCGCGTTTCTTCTTCCAGCAACTGCTGTCTGGAGTCAGCTACTGCCACTCCATG CAAGTATGCCATCGTGACTTGAAGCTGGAGAACACCCTGCTGGACGGGAGCACGGCTCCTCGCCTCAAGATATGCGACTTTGGCTATTCAAAG TCTTCGGTTCTTCATTCGCAGCCGAAATCAACTGTTGGAACACCGGCATACATTGCTCCTGAGGTTCTTCTCAAGAAGGAATATGATGGAAAG ATTGCTGATGTGTGGTCATGCGGAGTAACGCTTTACGTTATGCTAGTTGGTGCATATCCCTTTGAGGATCCTGACGAGCCTAAGAACTTCAGGAAGACAATTCAG AGGATATTGAGCGTGCAGTACTCGATTCCAGATTACGTCCACATATCTACCGAGTGCCGAGATCTTATTTCTAAGATTTTTGTTGGCAACCCGGCTACT AGAATCACAATCCCCGAGATAAGGAACCATCCATGGTTCTTGAAGAATCTCCCAGCCGACCTAGtggatgatagcacaatgagcaaCCAATACGAGGAGCCTGAGCAGCCGATGCAGAGCATGGACGAGATCATGCAGATCCTGGCAGAGGCCACCATACCGGCAGCCGGTTCTCGAATCAACCAGTTCTTGAACGATGGTCTTGACCTCGACGATGACATGGACGACCTTGATTCAGACGCTGACCTTGAtgtggagagcagcggggagataGTATACGCTATGTGA